Proteins encoded in a region of the Streptomyces violaceoruber genome:
- a CDS encoding SDR family NAD(P)-dependent oxidoreductase, translating into MTDTRRFTDYAALVTGAARGIGAATARRLATEGARVLLTDVDLVGARRTAAELADDGLDATAFACDVSDRESVETAVAHAVETFGGLDVLVNNAFACTPDAPLFEDEPDDVWARDLDVTLTGAQRCCRAALPHLAASGRGAIVSIGSVNGVQDFGNHAYSAAKAGLASLTRTLAGHAGPRGVRVNLVTPGTVRTTAWEGRDEELAAVRGLYPLGRVGEPEDVAAAVAFLASRDAAWITGTTLVVDGGLTAVNTGFRQAIARAEGSD; encoded by the coding sequence ATGACGGACACCAGGCGATTCACCGATTACGCGGCACTCGTGACGGGCGCGGCCCGGGGCATCGGCGCGGCCACCGCACGCCGGCTCGCCACGGAGGGAGCCCGGGTACTGCTGACCGACGTGGACCTCGTGGGGGCGCGGCGGACCGCGGCGGAACTGGCGGACGACGGGCTCGACGCGACCGCGTTCGCCTGCGACGTGAGCGACCGGGAGTCCGTGGAGACGGCCGTCGCCCATGCCGTGGAAACCTTCGGCGGTCTGGACGTACTGGTCAACAACGCCTTCGCCTGTACGCCGGACGCCCCGCTCTTCGAGGACGAACCGGACGACGTCTGGGCCCGCGACCTCGATGTCACCCTCACCGGCGCCCAACGCTGCTGCCGGGCCGCGCTGCCCCACCTCGCGGCCTCCGGCCGCGGCGCGATCGTGAGCATCGGTTCGGTCAATGGGGTCCAGGACTTCGGCAACCACGCCTACAGCGCGGCAAAGGCGGGTCTCGCCTCGCTGACCCGCACCCTCGCCGGACACGCGGGCCCGCGCGGCGTCCGCGTCAACCTCGTCACGCCGGGCACGGTGCGCACCACGGCCTGGGAGGGCCGGGACGAGGAACTGGCCGCGGTGCGGGGGCTGTACCCGCTGGGGCGGGTCGGCGAGCCCGAGGACGTCGCGGCGGCCGTCGCCTTCCTCGCCTCGCGCGACGCCGCCTGGATCACCGGGACCACCCTGGTCGTCGACGGCGGTCTGACCGCGGTCAACACCGGCTTCCGGCAGGCGATCGCGCGGGCGGAGGGCTCGGACTGA
- a CDS encoding L,D-transpeptidase family protein, which produces MGDIRRRGAVALGVTALVAPLTLALTAAPAQAASCTAKAGPYQKKVEKFLGRKADGKQSTADCKAIRAFQTKHGIQPNAGYAGPVTWGVMDLMTKQKAVGKNPNKAGKCPTNKGRIACVNLSLQLSWIQDGKKLVYGPVPVRTGRNGYETRTGLKKVYWRNIDHVSTIYHVPMPYSQFFDGGQAFHSVGVSMWNPPGSHGCVNMTRTAAKKYWSLLKKGDDVYVYGRKPGT; this is translated from the coding sequence ATGGGGGACATACGCAGACGGGGAGCCGTCGCACTCGGGGTCACCGCACTGGTGGCACCGCTCACACTCGCGCTCACGGCGGCACCGGCCCAGGCCGCGAGCTGCACCGCGAAGGCGGGTCCGTACCAGAAGAAGGTGGAGAAGTTCCTCGGCCGCAAGGCCGACGGCAAGCAGTCCACCGCCGACTGCAAGGCGATCCGCGCCTTCCAGACCAAGCACGGCATCCAGCCGAACGCCGGCTACGCGGGACCCGTCACCTGGGGAGTGATGGACCTGATGACGAAGCAGAAGGCCGTCGGAAAGAACCCGAACAAAGCCGGCAAGTGCCCCACCAACAAGGGCCGCATCGCCTGCGTGAACCTCAGCCTCCAGCTGAGCTGGATCCAGGACGGCAAGAAGCTGGTGTACGGGCCGGTGCCGGTCCGCACCGGGCGCAACGGCTACGAGACCCGCACCGGCCTGAAGAAGGTCTACTGGCGCAACATCGACCACGTCTCGACCATCTACCACGTGCCGATGCCCTACAGCCAGTTCTTCGACGGCGGCCAGGCCTTCCACTCCGTCGGCGTCAGCATGTGGAACCCGCCGGGGTCGCACGGCTGCGTCAACATGACCAGGACCGCCGCCAAGAAGTACTGGTCGCTGCTGAAGAAGGGCGACGACGTGTACGTGTACGGCCGCAAGCCGGGCACCTGA
- a CDS encoding Gfo/Idh/MocA family protein: MTFSIGIVGAGQFSGQFARLFRAHPGVRDVYVTDLLPERAERLAAAEGLAGTFPGYEAMLESRAVDAVAIFTQRWTHGPLVLQGLAAGKHVYSAVPMAISAREIADIIDAVRATGLTYMMGETSQYHPATVHARNKIAEGAFGRLFYAEGDYVHDMDLGFYDAYRYSGGTDWKATASYPPLLYPTHSVGGVLGAWRTHAVGVSAIGVVDERGDGVFDRSVSRFDNDVSNATALFEVAGGGSFRTNEFRRVGYPSHIRESRFRFFGTEASMEQLATVALWQDKTGVADISELLEPKPTTSPDDPSLQHIAPELRAAFTSGSAPVHDRARLPRAYDRMHNGHEGSHHFLADDFVTAVNSRTLPSVNAWVAARYTLPGIVAHDSARQGGARLEIPDFGDAPGV; encoded by the coding sequence ATGACGTTCTCCATCGGCATCGTCGGTGCCGGCCAGTTCTCCGGGCAGTTCGCCAGGCTGTTCCGGGCGCACCCGGGCGTACGTGACGTGTACGTCACCGACCTGCTGCCGGAGCGGGCCGAGCGGCTCGCCGCCGCCGAAGGCCTGGCCGGCACCTTCCCGGGCTACGAGGCGATGCTGGAGTCCCGGGCGGTCGACGCCGTCGCGATCTTCACCCAGCGCTGGACGCACGGCCCGCTCGTGCTCCAGGGGCTGGCGGCGGGCAAGCACGTGTACTCGGCGGTCCCCATGGCGATCAGCGCGCGGGAGATCGCGGACATCATCGACGCGGTCAGGGCGACCGGCCTGACGTACATGATGGGTGAGACCAGCCAGTACCACCCGGCGACCGTGCACGCCCGCAACAAGATCGCCGAAGGCGCCTTCGGCAGGCTCTTCTACGCCGAGGGCGACTACGTGCACGACATGGACCTCGGGTTCTACGACGCGTACCGGTACAGCGGCGGCACGGACTGGAAGGCCACCGCCAGCTATCCCCCGCTGCTGTACCCCACGCACTCGGTGGGCGGGGTGCTGGGCGCCTGGCGGACGCACGCGGTCGGCGTCTCGGCGATCGGCGTGGTCGACGAGCGCGGGGACGGGGTCTTCGACCGGTCGGTCAGCCGGTTCGACAACGACGTGTCCAACGCCACCGCACTGTTCGAGGTGGCCGGCGGCGGGTCGTTCCGCACGAACGAGTTCCGCCGGGTCGGCTATCCCTCGCACATCAGGGAGTCGCGCTTCCGGTTCTTCGGCACGGAGGCGAGCATGGAGCAGCTGGCCACAGTGGCGTTGTGGCAGGACAAGACCGGAGTGGCGGACATCAGCGAACTGCTGGAGCCCAAGCCCACCACGTCCCCCGACGACCCGTCGCTCCAGCACATAGCGCCGGAACTGCGGGCCGCCTTCACCTCCGGTTCGGCGCCGGTGCACGACCGGGCGCGGCTGCCGCGGGCCTACGACCGGATGCACAACGGGCACGAGGGCAGCCACCACTTCCTGGCGGACGACTTCGTGACCGCGGTCAACTCCCGGACGCTGCCGTCCGTGAACGCGTGGGTGGCCGCCCGCTACACCCTGCCGGGCATCGTCGCGCACGACTCCGCACGGCAGGGCGGGGCCCGGCTGGAGATCCCGGACTTCGGGGACGCCCCCGGGGTGTGA